The following are from one region of the Halodesulfurarchaeum sp. HSR-GB genome:
- a CDS encoding DMT family transporter, whose product MALGPDATVYLLAFVPAVIWGFTPVLDKRGMSLSGTALQASLTVVVVDLTLFVLALLLLRGPALLAGLDLAVAGLFLFAGMTGTALGRLAIFVGVDRVGASINSAVVSARPLFATALAFGLLGEPVSLATGVGIVVLVAGLAILSLSKGGDISGWETRDLAYPLASGTLFAFGNVLRRLGLGTDGADVLQAVALNEAGALLVFLGYAAVSGTAGFRSAERRSYLYFAGSGVLTAVALLSMFGALALPAGRVAIVESLASTAPLFTTVFAYFFLKDLERVTRGIVLGAVLVVIGVVFVTVEPGLFL is encoded by the coding sequence ATGGCTCTCGGTCCCGACGCCACGGTCTATCTCCTCGCGTTCGTTCCGGCGGTCATCTGGGGATTCACCCCCGTGCTCGACAAGCGCGGAATGTCCCTCTCGGGGACTGCACTCCAGGCGTCGCTGACGGTGGTCGTCGTGGACCTCACACTTTTCGTCCTGGCGTTGCTCCTGCTCCGTGGCCCGGCGCTGTTGGCCGGACTCGACCTGGCCGTGGCGGGGCTCTTTCTCTTCGCCGGTATGACTGGAACGGCCCTGGGTCGGCTGGCCATCTTCGTCGGTGTCGACCGGGTGGGGGCGAGCATCAACAGCGCCGTCGTCAGCGCCCGACCGCTGTTCGCGACGGCCCTCGCTTTCGGACTGCTCGGCGAACCTGTCTCGCTCGCGACCGGCGTGGGGATCGTCGTCCTCGTCGCGGGCCTGGCGATTCTCAGCCTCTCGAAAGGCGGTGACATCTCCGGCTGGGAGACCCGGGATCTGGCCTACCCGCTCGCCTCGGGCACGCTCTTTGCCTTCGGGAACGTGCTCCGACGGCTGGGGCTTGGAACCGACGGCGCGGACGTGCTGCAGGCCGTCGCGCTCAACGAGGCCGGGGCCCTGCTCGTCTTTCTGGGCTATGCCGCGGTCAGTGGGACTGCCGGCTTTCGGTCGGCAGAACGCCGTTCCTACCTCTACTTCGCCGGGAGTGGCGTCCTCACCGCCGTCGCCCTGCTCTCGATGTTCGGGGCGCTCGCGCTTCCGGCCGGGCGAGTGGCCATCGTGGAGTCGTTGGCCTCGACGGCCCCGCTTTTCACCACCGTCTTCGCCTATTTCTTCCTCAAGGACCTCGAACGGGTCACGCGTGGGATCGTCCTGGGTGCGGTGCTCGTGGTGATCGGGGTGGTGTTCGTGACGGTCGAACCCGGGCTTTTCCTGTGA